In Thermoanaerobacterium xylanolyticum LX-11, the genomic window CCTTAATACGTTTGGCACCTCAAGGTCTTTATGCCCTGCACCGTATCCTATAGACTCAAATTCACATTCCGGCATCGTTCCAAACTCATGAGCCAATGTTTTAGCTATTGCAGCACCTGTAGGCGTCACAAGCTCACCACACACTCCATTATCATAGACAGGTATGCCTTTTAATAATTCTGCTGTAGCTGGAGCTGGAATAGGTATTAAGCCATGCTGGCTTTTCACAAACCCAGAACCTAAAGGCAGCTTTGAAAAGATGATTTTATCAGGTCTTATCATGTCTACAAGCACAGATGTTCCAACTATATCAATGATAGAATCAACTGCTCCTACTTCATGAAAGTGAACTTCATGAGACGGCAGTCCATGCACTTTACCTTCAGCATCTGCCAGATTGCGAAATATCTTAAGGCTCATTTCTTTTACATTATCATTTAGCAAACTTCCATTTATTATGTCCTCAATGTCCTTCATAGTCCTGTGATGGTGATGTCCTTCATCAAAGTCGACTTCAAAAGTATTTGCAGTTATCCCATTCTTCTGCGTTGTTCCAAATTTTAAACTGTATCCGCTTAAGGGAATCTTATTAAGCTCCTCTTTAAATTTATCTACATCTACTATGCCATGTCCTAAAAGAGAGGAAATTGTCATATCGCCTGAAATTCCCGCAAAACAATCAAAGTACAAAAGCTTCATAATAGCTACTCTCCTATCTTATTTATTAGACTTGCAGAATACGCTGCGCCAAACCCATTGTCAATGTTGACTACACTGACACCACTGGAACATGAGTTAAGCATAGCAAGAAGCGCCGAAAGCCCATGAAAATTAGCACCATATCCAACACTTGTTGGCACTGCAATGATTGGACATGCAACAAGTCCACCTACAACTGTAGGCAAAGCACCTTCCATACCTGCAATACATATTATGACTCTAAAGCTCCTTAGTTCATCAATTTTGCTTATCAATCTGTGTATTCCAGCCACACCTACATCATATATACGTTTTACGGAATTACCCATAAGTTCAGCAGTTACAGCCGCTTCTTCAGCTACAGGAAGATCAGATGTACCTGCTGCAACAACTCCTATTACACCTTTCGTTTTTTTTATTTCATCTGTTCTAATTGATATTATCCTTGCTTCATCGTAATAAACAACTTTATCGCATACTTCTTTTACTGCTTCAAAATGATCTAAAGATGCTCTTGTACCTAATACATTGCTGCCTTTTTCATACATTCTTAATGCTATTTCTCTCACTTGTTCAGGAGTCTTTCCTTCGCAGTATATAACTTCAGGGTATCCACGCCTTACTTCTCTATTGTAATCTATTTTTGCAAATCCTAAATCTTCGTAAGGAAGTTTTTTTAATACCTCAACAGCTTCTTCCAATTTAATTAAACCATTATTATATTTCTCAAGTACATCTTTTATAATACTATCGTACATCATTTATCAACTCCACCACGGCTTCATTCATGCTACCTGTCCTATATCCTTCAAGATCCAATGACACGTATTTAAACCCTATCTCTTTCAATTTTAAAACTACATTTTTTCTCACAGACTCATCCAACATCATGTTGATCTGTTTTTGGTCAAGCTCTATTCTGGCAATATCACCATGATGTCTTACTCTAAAACCAAC contains:
- the larC gene encoding nickel pincer cofactor biosynthesis protein LarC, which encodes MKLLYFDCFAGISGDMTISSLLGHGIVDVDKFKEELNKIPLSGYSLKFGTTQKNGITANTFEVDFDEGHHHHRTMKDIEDIINGSLLNDNVKEMSLKIFRNLADAEGKVHGLPSHEVHFHEVGAVDSIIDIVGTSVLVDMIRPDKIIFSKLPLGSGFVKSQHGLIPIPAPATAELLKGIPVYDNGVCGELVTPTGAAIAKTLAHEFGTMPECEFESIGYGAGHKDLEVPNVLRTIVGTVELKKK
- the larB gene encoding nickel pincer cofactor biosynthesis protein LarB; its protein translation is MMYDSIIKDVLEKYNNGLIKLEEAVEVLKKLPYEDLGFAKIDYNREVRRGYPEVIYCEGKTPEQVREIALRMYEKGSNVLGTRASLDHFEAVKEVCDKVVYYDEARIISIRTDEIKKTKGVIGVVAAGTSDLPVAEEAAVTAELMGNSVKRIYDVGVAGIHRLISKIDELRSFRVIICIAGMEGALPTVVGGLVACPIIAVPTSVGYGANFHGLSALLAMLNSCSSGVSVVNIDNGFGAAYSASLINKIGE